A single region of the Pararge aegeria chromosome 20, ilParAegt1.1, whole genome shotgun sequence genome encodes:
- the LOC120632784 gene encoding tRNA-uridine aminocarboxypropyltransferase 2, with protein sequence MEEIQAWEDLSNIPPDPPVMREICNKCKRPAIVCWCSALPPQRLNPRSNIILLQHPAEEKRCLRTAPMLQLGLDEKKFYIFKGKRFPQPRHENLENLLKHPNTILLYPSKTAIDIKELENEFTSYNLVLIDGTWPQAKAIYTASPILHKIKQVKLITTSTSDYIIRTQPTEGCLSTLETAAEALSQLECDPIYRKQLIEPLHMLCKFQLDNGAVTHQSKEFLLKTKTYPKLIGKRLSKLLKTTNEYIEH encoded by the exons atggAGGAGATTCAAGCCTGGGAAGATTTGTCCAATATTCCACCTGATCCACCGGTGATGCGAGAGATTTGCAACAAGTGCAA GAGACCTGCCATTGTATGTTGGTGTTCAGCATTGCCACCACAGAGATTAAATCCTAGAAGTAATATCATCTTGCTACAACATCCAGCTGAAGAGAAGCGCTGTCTACGCACAGCTCCTATGTTGCAACTTGGCCTAGATGAAAAAAAGTTCTatatatttaaaggaaaaagatTTCCTCAGCCTAGACACGAAAACTTAGAAAACCTATTGAAGCATCCCAACACCATTCTGTTATATCCTAGTAAAACAGCAATAGACATTAAAGAGCTTGAAAATGAATTTACTTCATACAATTTGGTTCTAATTGATGGAACCTGGCCACAAGCAAAAGCCATATATACTGCAAGCCCTattctacataaaataaaacaagttaaaCTCATCACTACAAGCACCAgtgattatattataagaacTCAACCAACAGAGGGATGTTTGAGTACATTAGAAACTGCTGCAGAAGCTTTATCACAACTTGAGTGTGATCCTATTTATAGAAAACAATTGATTGAACCTTTACATATGCTATGTAAATTTCAGCTAGATAATGGAGCAGTCACACATCAATCTAAAGAATTTTTACTGAAAACTAAAACATATCCAAAATTAATTGGAAAAAGATTGTCTAAGCTATTAAAGACTACAAATGAGTATATTGAacattaa
- the LOC120632588 gene encoding 40S ribosomal protein S15: MAEVEETLKKKRTFRKFTFRGVDLDQLLDMPNEQLMELMHARARRRFARGLKRKPMALVKKLRRAKKEAPPNEKPEIVKTHLRNMIIVPEMVGSIVGIYNGKTFNQVEIKPEMIGHYLGEFSVTYKPVKHGRPGIGATHSSRFIPLK, from the exons ATGGCTGAG GTCGAAGAAACTCTAAAGAAAAAGCGTACCTTCAGGAAGTTTACCTTCCGGGGGGTTGATCTGGATCAGCTTCTTGATATGCCAAA TGAACAGCTCATGGAGTTGATGCATGCACGTGCCCGTCGACGATTCGCTCGGGGCCTAAAGCGTAAGCCTATGGCGTTAGTTAAAAAACTACGTCGGGCAAAGAAAGAGGCACCTCCAAATGAGAAGCCAGAAATCGTGAAGACTCACTTGCGCAATATGATCATTGTACCAGAGATGGTTGGCTCTATTGTTGGAATTTACAACGGAAAGACTTTCAACcag GTTGAAATCAAGCCTGAGATGATTGGTCACTACCTCGGCGAGTTCTCCGTCACATACAAGCCTGTGAAGCACGGTAGACCCGGTATTGGTGCCACCCACAGCTCCAGGTTTATTCCACTCAAGTAG